One Cellulomonas sp. Y8 DNA segment encodes these proteins:
- a CDS encoding PspC domain-containing protein, producing the protein MNGIYGFMWRHGLVRPRDGRVLGGVCAGLARRAGIGDWPMRWLALIVLVVLPGTPVLLYPLLWVLLPHQSWVERWHGPEAYARAFPLAPAAAAA; encoded by the coding sequence ATGAACGGGATCTACGGCTTCATGTGGCGGCACGGCCTGGTCCGGCCCCGGGACGGCCGGGTGCTCGGCGGGGTGTGCGCGGGACTCGCGCGGCGTGCGGGCATCGGCGACTGGCCGATGCGCTGGCTCGCGCTGATCGTGCTGGTCGTGCTGCCGGGGACCCCGGTGCTCCTGTACCCGCTGCTCTGGGTCCTCCTGCCGCACCAGTCGTGGGTCGAGCGGTGGCACGGTCCCGAGGCGTACGCGCGGGCGTTCCCCCTCGCGCCGGCCGCCGCGGCCGCCTGA
- a CDS encoding DeoR/GlpR family DNA-binding transcription regulator — MLASQRQDRILAEVRAHGAVRVADLVEQLDVSEMTVRRDITELDRAGLVRRVHGGAVAADGGPGRPTDEPGFAEKSTWATAEKRDIAALAARTIEPGQAVALSAGSTVHLLAQQIAADPALRPLTVVTNSLPVARTLHEAAGAAGGALDVILTGGSRTPSDALVGPVADTPRSRRCVSTGCSSACTGSTSRV; from the coding sequence GTGCTCGCCAGCCAGCGTCAGGACCGCATCCTCGCGGAGGTGCGCGCCCACGGGGCCGTCCGGGTCGCCGACCTGGTCGAGCAGCTCGACGTCTCCGAGATGACCGTCCGCCGCGACATCACCGAGCTCGACCGCGCCGGCCTCGTGCGCCGCGTGCACGGCGGGGCGGTGGCCGCGGACGGCGGGCCCGGCCGGCCGACCGACGAGCCCGGCTTCGCCGAGAAGAGCACCTGGGCGACCGCCGAGAAGCGGGACATCGCCGCCCTCGCCGCCCGCACCATCGAGCCCGGCCAGGCCGTCGCGCTGTCGGCCGGGTCGACCGTGCACCTGCTCGCGCAGCAGATCGCCGCCGACCCCGCGCTGCGGCCGCTGACCGTGGTCACCAACTCGCTGCCGGTCGCCCGGACGCTGCACGAGGCGGCGGGCGCGGCGGGCGGCGCTCTCGACGTGATCCTCACCGGCGGCAGCCGCACCCCGTCCGACGCCCTCGTCGGTCCCGTCGCCGACACACCGCGCTCGCGACGCTGCGTGTCGACCGGTTGTTCCTCGGCGTGCACGGGCTCGACGAGTCGGGTCTGA
- a CDS encoding efflux RND transporter periplasmic adaptor subunit, whose protein sequence is MGVTRRIVFPAIRIVLWAVIAVALAKIAFAGADRVSAAEDPLQPSAQVTEPQVQVTTGTVTNAVTVSASVVADAPKPVRATLAGTVHRLLAQDGQAVAADTPVLELRSETPVDPTVTTDPETGMQTVTENKPKVTRQTVLAGTAGTLRLSVLKDQVVAVGDSVGTVTPGTLSVQGTLTPDQQYRLVDAPGEATVTLKGGPAPFTCTGLRIGAAAQDEPADPQSPDAGASTSGTVSCAVPAEVTAFPGLGADIEIVNGTAEGALVVPVTAVQGSVQNGNVWVVGADGASEQRAVVLGLTDGKQVQIAEGLAEGDTVLEYAPVSSLTDVDCTDPATADPNVCGG, encoded by the coding sequence GTGGGCGTCACGCGCCGGATCGTGTTCCCCGCGATCCGCATCGTCCTGTGGGCGGTCATCGCCGTCGCGCTCGCGAAGATCGCGTTCGCGGGCGCCGACCGGGTGTCCGCGGCGGAGGACCCGCTGCAGCCGTCCGCCCAGGTCACCGAGCCGCAGGTGCAGGTGACCACCGGCACCGTCACCAACGCCGTGACCGTCTCCGCCTCGGTGGTCGCGGACGCGCCGAAGCCGGTGCGGGCGACGCTCGCCGGCACGGTGCACCGGCTGCTCGCCCAGGACGGGCAGGCGGTCGCCGCCGACACCCCGGTGCTCGAGCTGCGCTCGGAGACCCCGGTCGACCCCACGGTCACCACCGACCCCGAGACCGGGATGCAGACCGTCACCGAGAACAAGCCGAAGGTCACCCGGCAGACGGTGCTCGCGGGCACGGCCGGGACGCTGCGCCTCTCGGTGCTGAAGGACCAGGTCGTGGCCGTGGGCGACTCCGTCGGCACCGTCACCCCGGGCACGCTGTCCGTCCAGGGCACGCTGACCCCGGACCAGCAGTACCGGCTGGTCGACGCGCCGGGCGAGGCCACCGTCACGCTCAAGGGCGGCCCCGCGCCGTTCACCTGCACCGGGCTGCGGATCGGGGCTGCCGCGCAGGACGAGCCCGCGGACCCGCAGTCCCCCGACGCCGGCGCCTCCACCTCCGGGACCGTCTCCTGCGCGGTGCCGGCCGAGGTCACCGCGTTCCCCGGGCTGGGAGCGGACATCGAGATCGTGAACGGCACCGCCGAGGGCGCGCTCGTCGTGCCGGTGACGGCCGTGCAGGGCTCCGTGCAGAACGGCAACGTGTGGGTCGTCGGCGCGGACGGCGCGAGCGAGCAGCGTGCGGTGGTCCTGGGCCTCACCGACGGCAAGCAGGTGCAGATCGCCGAGGGGCTGGCCGAGGGCGACACCGTCCTGGAGTACGCACCGGTGTCAAGCCTGACCGACGTCGACTGCACCGACCCCGCCACGGCCGACCCGAACGTGTGCGGCGGATGA
- a CDS encoding ABC transporter ATP-binding protein, whose translation MSLLELTDVTRSVRLADDRVLHILRGVTLSVDAGEHVAVVGRSGTGKSTLLNLLGLLDSPTEGEYLLDGTSTRRLSGRRRARLRGASFGFVFQQFNLLTGRTVLENVAAPLLYARGRQFWSRNRLAAEMLERVGLGDRLDDLPDKLSGGEQQRVAIARALVRRPRVILADEPTGALDVDTGGAVMTLLDDIARESGAALVTITHDLAVAARSSRHYRLADGVLVPVTLVAPDRPGSLAEWVGDVPTLGATADGTPAAVGAGADRPALPGGAA comes from the coding sequence ATGAGCCTCCTGGAGCTGACGGACGTCACCCGGTCCGTGCGGCTGGCCGACGACCGGGTGCTGCACATCCTGCGCGGCGTCACGCTGAGCGTGGACGCCGGCGAGCACGTCGCCGTGGTCGGGCGCTCCGGCACCGGCAAGTCGACGCTGCTCAACCTGCTCGGGCTGCTCGACTCCCCCACCGAGGGCGAGTACCTGCTCGACGGCACCTCCACCCGTCGGCTGTCCGGCCGCCGGCGGGCGCGGCTGCGCGGGGCGTCGTTCGGGTTCGTGTTCCAGCAGTTCAACCTGCTGACCGGCCGGACCGTGCTGGAGAACGTCGCCGCGCCGCTGCTGTACGCGCGGGGCCGGCAGTTCTGGTCCCGGAACCGGCTCGCGGCCGAGATGCTCGAGCGCGTCGGGCTGGGCGACCGGCTCGACGACCTGCCCGACAAGCTGTCCGGCGGCGAGCAGCAGCGCGTCGCGATCGCCCGGGCCCTGGTCCGCCGGCCTCGGGTGATCCTCGCCGACGAGCCGACCGGCGCCCTCGACGTCGACACCGGCGGCGCGGTGATGACGCTGCTGGACGACATCGCCCGGGAGTCCGGTGCGGCGCTCGTGACGATCACGCACGACCTCGCCGTCGCCGCGCGGTCCAGCCGGCACTACCGGCTGGCGGACGGCGTGCTGGTGCCGGTGACGCTGGTGGCCCCCGACCGGCCCGGGTCGCTCGCGGAGTGGGTGGGCGACGTCCCCACGCTCGGCGCGACCGCCGACGGGACGCCGGCCGCCGTCGGCGCCGGCGCCGACCGCCCCGCGCTCCCCGGCGGTGCCGCGTGA
- a CDS encoding ABC transporter permease produces the protein MTGLAGALVEAWDELRVHKLRVLLSLIGVAAAVTAITGVTAAVDMLGQAMREQTERWNGRETTISVSAFSMTGTADGSAASAAMLDVVDRYAVTYASRTTWGQVAAELPGGAQVLNGQMVDPAYGIIHRITPAEGRYFVPGDADRLSPTLVVNEAFLAALGADDLSGHPTVVLQGQQPVTAEVIGVVPNQYTDEAPTYTVLFDQADRWGLAVDPWGQGSQPPTLELWVPPADVDALRERVTADLTAALPGYQVDAYTSEGSPAVLDAASRWVVLAVSGFALLLGGLGLLNIALVTVRQRIREIGIRRSFGATSGRVFFGVLLESVVATLVAGAVGVALAVVALDLLPVDRMFGTVLQDRPPFPLSAALTGLACAAGVGALAGLLPAVWAVRVKVIDAIRY, from the coding sequence GTGACCGGGCTGGCCGGCGCGCTCGTCGAGGCCTGGGACGAGCTGCGGGTCCACAAGCTGCGGGTGCTGCTGTCGCTGATCGGCGTCGCGGCGGCGGTGACCGCGATCACCGGCGTCACCGCCGCCGTCGACATGCTCGGCCAGGCGATGCGCGAGCAGACCGAGCGGTGGAACGGCCGGGAGACCACGATCAGCGTCTCCGCGTTCTCGATGACCGGCACGGCGGACGGCTCGGCCGCGTCCGCCGCGATGCTCGACGTCGTCGACCGGTACGCCGTGACCTACGCGTCGCGCACCACCTGGGGCCAGGTCGCCGCCGAGCTGCCGGGCGGCGCGCAGGTGCTGAACGGCCAGATGGTCGACCCCGCGTACGGGATCATCCACCGCATCACGCCCGCCGAGGGCCGGTACTTCGTGCCGGGCGACGCGGACCGGCTCTCGCCGACGCTCGTCGTCAACGAGGCGTTCCTCGCCGCGCTCGGCGCGGACGACCTGTCCGGGCACCCCACCGTCGTCCTGCAGGGCCAGCAGCCCGTCACGGCCGAGGTGATCGGGGTGGTGCCGAACCAGTACACCGACGAGGCGCCGACGTATACGGTGCTGTTCGACCAGGCCGACCGCTGGGGCCTGGCGGTCGACCCCTGGGGCCAGGGCTCCCAGCCGCCGACCCTCGAGCTGTGGGTGCCGCCCGCCGACGTGGACGCCCTGCGCGAGCGGGTGACCGCCGACCTGACCGCGGCGCTGCCCGGGTACCAGGTCGACGCGTACACGTCGGAGGGCAGTCCGGCCGTGCTGGACGCCGCCTCGCGCTGGGTGGTGCTCGCGGTGAGCGGGTTCGCCCTGCTGCTCGGCGGCCTCGGGCTGCTCAACATCGCGCTCGTCACCGTCCGGCAGCGGATCCGGGAGATCGGCATCCGGCGGTCGTTCGGCGCCACGTCGGGCCGGGTGTTCTTCGGGGTGCTGCTCGAGTCGGTGGTCGCGACGCTGGTCGCGGGTGCGGTCGGGGTGGCCCTGGCCGTCGTCGCGCTCGACCTGCTGCCGGTCGACCGCATGTTCGGGACCGTCCTCCAGGACCGACCGCCGTTCCCGCTGTCGGCGGCGCTCACCGGGCTCGCCTGCGCCGCGGGCGTCGGCGCGCTGGCCGGGCTGCTGCCCGCCGTCTGGGCGGTCCGGGTCAAGGTGATCGACGCGATCCGGTACTGA
- a CDS encoding transcriptional regulator, with amino-acid sequence MAPAPDPASEPQAGPEARPEGTAGLDADARALASTLRLRILRMCLDEPLTNRELADRLGKNPATVLHHVRTLVDREFLAADPVRRGARGSREVPYRATRKSWRAPDFPGKWQLMLSTFVEEVAEADPESVRMTRLGVRLSAAEHDELMSRVDAFFGELAARRPTPDGRPYSILFALHEDAGRLPRG; translated from the coding sequence ATGGCACCGGCCCCCGACCCCGCGTCCGAACCCCAGGCCGGCCCCGAGGCGCGTCCCGAGGGCACCGCCGGGCTCGACGCCGACGCCCGCGCGCTCGCGTCCACGCTGCGGCTCCGCATCCTGCGGATGTGCCTGGACGAGCCGCTGACCAACCGCGAGCTCGCCGACCGCCTCGGCAAGAACCCGGCGACCGTGCTGCACCACGTCCGCACGCTGGTCGACCGCGAGTTCCTCGCGGCCGACCCGGTGCGCCGCGGCGCGCGGGGCTCGCGCGAGGTGCCCTACCGGGCCACCCGGAAGTCGTGGCGCGCGCCCGACTTCCCCGGCAAGTGGCAGCTCATGCTGTCGACGTTCGTGGAGGAGGTCGCCGAGGCGGACCCCGAGTCGGTGCGGATGACCCGGCTCGGGGTCCGGCTCAGCGCGGCGGAGCACGACGAGCTCATGTCCCGGGTGGACGCGTTCTTCGGCGAGCTGGCCGCGCGCCGGCCGACGCCGGACGGGCGCCCGTACTCGATCCTGTTCGCCCTGCACGAGGACGCCGGCCGGCTCCCGCGCGGGTAG
- a CDS encoding MFS transporter, producing the protein MSTPAPAGPPLGSTAPVEPDPPGRRRSLARHPDFRRLWAGDAFGQLGFQLTSIALPVLAVRDLHATEWQMGLLTAAETAAFLVIGLPTGAWVDRMRKRRVLITADLVRAAALSVVVVLALTGHASMAVLYAGALVMSVATVFFDVAHQSYVPGLVGLAHIGEGNAKLQATQSVAQVAGPAIGGALLRVVLAPVLLAVNVATYLVSALALSRIRKVEELPPREHRRPLKEEIAEGWHFVVRQPLLRRIVACTAIGNLFTAAAGAVTVIFALRTLGLDEAAYGTVLSASAVGGLLGAVASDRLVRWFGEGRVIPLSALAFAPGAALTPLAAVLPFPPQATLIAGGALFFFAVVVYNVAQVSFRQRVCPPPLLGRMNASVRFIVWGTTPIGGLLGGWLGHTFGATTTLWVGAAGAVVAALPVLLSPLLRMRELPGAPTPE; encoded by the coding sequence ATGTCGACCCCCGCACCCGCCGGCCCGCCGCTCGGCAGCACCGCGCCCGTCGAGCCGGACCCGCCCGGCAGGCGGCGCTCGCTCGCGCGGCACCCGGACTTCCGGCGGCTCTGGGCCGGCGACGCGTTCGGCCAGCTCGGCTTCCAGCTGACGAGCATCGCGCTCCCCGTGCTCGCGGTGCGGGACCTGCACGCCACCGAGTGGCAGATGGGCCTGCTGACCGCCGCCGAGACCGCGGCGTTCCTCGTCATCGGGCTGCCGACCGGCGCCTGGGTGGACCGGATGCGCAAGCGCCGGGTGCTCATCACGGCCGACCTGGTCCGGGCCGCCGCGCTCTCGGTGGTCGTGGTGCTCGCGCTGACCGGGCACGCCTCGATGGCGGTCCTGTACGCCGGGGCGCTGGTGATGAGCGTCGCGACGGTGTTCTTCGACGTCGCGCACCAGTCGTACGTGCCCGGGCTGGTCGGGCTCGCGCACATCGGCGAGGGCAACGCGAAGCTCCAGGCCACCCAGTCGGTGGCGCAGGTCGCGGGGCCGGCGATCGGCGGTGCGCTGCTGCGGGTCGTGCTCGCCCCCGTGCTGCTCGCGGTGAACGTCGCGACCTACCTGGTGTCCGCGCTGGCCCTGTCCCGGATCCGGAAGGTCGAGGAGCTGCCGCCCCGCGAGCACCGCCGGCCGCTCAAGGAGGAGATCGCGGAGGGGTGGCACTTCGTCGTCCGGCAGCCGCTGCTCCGCCGGATCGTGGCCTGCACCGCGATCGGCAACCTGTTCACCGCCGCCGCGGGCGCGGTCACGGTGATCTTCGCGCTCCGCACGCTCGGGCTCGACGAGGCCGCGTACGGCACCGTGCTGTCCGCCTCGGCCGTCGGCGGTCTGCTCGGTGCCGTCGCCTCCGACCGGCTGGTGCGGTGGTTCGGCGAGGGCCGGGTGATCCCCCTGTCCGCGCTGGCGTTCGCGCCGGGCGCCGCGCTGACCCCGCTCGCGGCGGTGCTGCCGTTCCCGCCGCAGGCCACGCTCATCGCGGGCGGGGCGCTGTTCTTCTTCGCGGTCGTCGTCTACAACGTCGCCCAGGTGAGCTTCCGGCAGCGGGTGTGCCCGCCGCCGCTGCTCGGCCGGATGAACGCCTCGGTGCGGTTCATCGTGTGGGGCACGACGCCGATCGGCGGGCTGCTCGGCGGCTGGCTCGGGCACACCTTCGGCGCGACCACCACGCTGTGGGTGGGGGCCGCCGGCGCGGTCGTCGCGGCGCTGCCGGTGCTGCTCTCGCCGCTGCTGCGGATGCGCGAGCTGCCGGGCGCGCCCACCCCGGAGTGA
- a CDS encoding exodeoxyribonuclease III encodes MLTVASVNVNGIRAAFKRGMADWVGARRPDVLLLQEVRASDEILGDHLSAADWHLAHEASETKGRAGVAIASRLPMRAVRIGIGTGVPADSGRWVEADLELPAADGAEPRVLTVVSAYVHSGQAGTPKMDEKYAFLDVVTKRLAELAGEGADVVVAGDLNIAHREVDIKNWRGNRKAAGFLPEERAYLDTWFDEQGWRDLGREHGGEGPGPYTWWSWRGQAFDNDSGWRIDYQLATPSLADRARTVEIDRAATYDARFSDHAPVVVTYDV; translated from the coding sequence GTGCTGACGGTAGCGAGCGTGAACGTGAACGGGATCCGGGCCGCCTTCAAGCGGGGCATGGCCGACTGGGTCGGGGCCCGCCGGCCGGACGTCCTGCTGCTGCAGGAGGTGCGCGCCTCGGACGAGATTCTGGGCGACCACCTGTCCGCGGCGGACTGGCACCTGGCCCACGAGGCCAGCGAGACCAAGGGGCGCGCGGGGGTCGCGATCGCCTCGCGGCTGCCGATGCGCGCGGTGCGGATCGGGATCGGGACGGGCGTGCCCGCCGACAGCGGACGCTGGGTCGAGGCCGACCTCGAGCTGCCCGCCGCCGACGGGGCGGAGCCGCGGGTGCTCACCGTCGTCTCGGCGTACGTGCACTCGGGCCAGGCCGGCACCCCGAAGATGGACGAGAAGTACGCGTTCCTCGACGTCGTGACCAAGCGGCTCGCCGAGCTCGCGGGCGAGGGCGCGGACGTGGTCGTCGCGGGCGACCTCAACATCGCGCACCGCGAGGTCGACATCAAGAACTGGCGCGGCAACCGCAAGGCGGCCGGCTTCCTCCCCGAGGAGCGGGCGTACCTGGACACCTGGTTCGACGAGCAGGGCTGGCGCGACCTGGGCCGCGAGCACGGCGGCGAGGGCCCGGGCCCGTACACGTGGTGGTCCTGGCGCGGGCAGGCGTTCGACAACGACTCCGGCTGGCGGATCGACTACCAGCTGGCGACGCCGTCGCTCGCGGACCGCGCCCGGACGGTGGAGATCGACCGGGCCGCGACCTACGACGCGCGGTTCAGCGACCACGCCCCGGTGGTCGTCACCTACGACGTCTGA
- a CDS encoding TetR/AcrR family transcriptional regulator, giving the protein MQPDDERPADPDATASDPADPGDPDARKHAEALRRDREKAERAAQKEAARAEKDRERARKDAEKAQRDRDRAARAAEKEAERLRAEQERAVREVEREADRAEREAQRAALDAQLAAQRAARQVERARLRALAAREPGEAEAGPDLPPGLAVLWRPAPVGRRGPRPGLTVAGIAEAAIALADADGLGAVSMARVAERLGVTTMALYRYVSSKDDLLAVMLDAALAEAVTAAGGPGAGGRGAGDAAGAAAPDGIPAWRAALERWCADQLDLARRHPWAVQTPAAAALPGPARVAFLERGLRALDSTPLSWSERTAVVGRLSLHMLAEGQVVAAEAQAERAYAAAQQADGSTPGPAAHPALVDYASLLRAVTDPQEHPVLAQALDAGAFDADSVAEDDDGRPDWGLRLVLDGVAAVVARAEAREAARAAGAG; this is encoded by the coding sequence ATGCAGCCCGACGACGAGCGGCCGGCCGACCCGGACGCGACCGCCTCCGACCCCGCCGACCCGGGCGACCCGGACGCCCGCAAGCACGCCGAGGCCCTGCGGCGCGACCGGGAGAAGGCCGAGCGCGCCGCGCAGAAGGAGGCCGCCCGGGCCGAGAAGGACCGGGAGCGGGCCCGCAAGGACGCCGAGAAGGCGCAGCGCGACCGCGACCGCGCCGCCCGCGCGGCCGAGAAGGAGGCCGAGCGGCTGCGCGCCGAGCAGGAGCGCGCCGTCCGCGAGGTCGAGCGCGAGGCCGACCGCGCCGAGCGCGAGGCGCAGCGGGCCGCGCTCGACGCGCAGCTCGCGGCGCAGCGCGCTGCCCGGCAGGTCGAGCGGGCGCGGCTGCGCGCGCTCGCGGCGCGGGAGCCGGGCGAGGCGGAGGCGGGCCCGGACCTGCCTCCCGGACTCGCCGTGCTCTGGCGCCCGGCCCCGGTCGGGCGCCGCGGCCCGCGCCCGGGGTTGACGGTCGCCGGGATCGCGGAGGCGGCGATCGCGCTGGCCGACGCGGACGGGCTGGGCGCGGTGTCGATGGCGCGGGTCGCGGAGCGGCTCGGCGTGACGACGATGGCGCTCTACCGGTACGTGTCGAGCAAGGACGACCTGCTGGCCGTGATGCTCGACGCGGCGCTCGCCGAGGCGGTGACGGCCGCGGGCGGGCCCGGGGCGGGCGGGCGCGGCGCGGGCGACGCTGCCGGCGCCGCGGCCCCCGACGGCATCCCGGCCTGGCGGGCCGCGCTCGAGCGCTGGTGCGCCGACCAGCTCGACCTGGCCCGGCGGCACCCCTGGGCGGTCCAGACCCCCGCGGCCGCGGCGCTCCCCGGTCCGGCGCGGGTGGCGTTCCTCGAGCGCGGGCTGCGGGCGCTCGACAGCACGCCGCTGAGCTGGTCGGAGCGGACGGCGGTGGTCGGCCGGCTGTCGCTGCACATGCTCGCCGAGGGGCAGGTCGTCGCCGCGGAGGCGCAGGCGGAGCGGGCGTACGCGGCCGCGCAGCAGGCCGACGGCAGCACCCCGGGGCCGGCCGCGCACCCGGCGCTGGTCGACTACGCCTCCCTGCTGCGCGCGGTGACGGACCCGCAGGAGCACCCCGTGCTGGCGCAGGCGCTCGACGCGGGGGCGTTCGACGCCGACTCCGTCGCCGAGGACGACGACGGCCGGCCGGACTGGGGGCTGCGGCTGGTGCTCGACGGCGTGGCGGCGGTGGTGGCCCGCGCCGAGGCGCGCGAGGCGGCGCGGGCGGCCGGGGCGGGGTGA
- a CDS encoding ATP-binding cassette domain-containing protein, whose amino-acid sequence MDTPMIETRALRKAFGSTTVLTGVDLAVPQGQVLALLGPNGAGKTTTVEILSTLLRPDGGTASVAGHDVVREPDRVREAISLTGQYAAVDELLTGRENLRLMARLAHLPRAVGRARGDELLELFDLVGAADRLVRTYSGGMRRRLDLAVGLLTRPAVLFLDEPTTGLDPRSRSDLWAVIREVVAQGATVLLTTQYLDEADALADRVAVLDHGRVIAQGTGTELKREVGAAHVELQLAGGRTERVATDASVPDVRRILADVEVRRLPVESWRVAVPTLDDVFLTLTGRPADAVPATDAPAPDAADLLTREAS is encoded by the coding sequence ATGGACACCCCGATGATCGAGACCCGGGCGCTGCGCAAGGCGTTCGGGTCGACCACCGTGCTGACCGGCGTCGACCTCGCGGTCCCGCAGGGCCAGGTGCTCGCGCTGCTCGGGCCGAACGGCGCGGGCAAGACCACCACCGTCGAGATCCTCAGCACGCTGCTGCGTCCCGACGGCGGCACCGCGTCCGTCGCCGGGCACGACGTCGTGCGCGAGCCCGACCGCGTGCGCGAGGCGATCAGCCTGACCGGCCAGTACGCGGCGGTCGACGAGCTGCTGACCGGCCGGGAGAACCTCCGCCTCATGGCCCGGCTCGCCCACCTCCCGCGGGCCGTCGGGCGGGCCCGCGGCGACGAGCTCCTCGAGCTGTTCGACCTGGTCGGGGCCGCCGACCGGCTCGTCCGCACCTACTCCGGCGGGATGCGCCGACGCCTCGACCTCGCCGTCGGGCTGCTGACCCGCCCGGCCGTGCTGTTCCTCGACGAGCCGACCACCGGGCTCGACCCGCGCAGCCGGTCCGACCTGTGGGCCGTCATCCGCGAGGTCGTCGCGCAGGGGGCCACCGTGCTGCTGACCACGCAGTACCTCGACGAGGCCGACGCCCTCGCCGACCGCGTGGCCGTGCTCGACCACGGCCGGGTCATCGCGCAGGGCACCGGCACGGAGCTCAAGCGCGAGGTCGGCGCCGCGCACGTCGAGCTGCAGCTGGCCGGCGGGCGGACCGAGAGGGTCGCCACCGACGCCTCCGTGCCGGACGTGCGCCGCATCCTCGCCGACGTCGAGGTCCGCCGGCTGCCCGTCGAGTCCTGGCGGGTCGCCGTGCCCACGCTCGACGACGTGTTCCTCACCCTCACCGGCCGCCCGGCGGACGCCGTCCCGGCCACCGACGCGCCCGCGCCCGACGCCGCGGACCTGCTCACCCGGGAGGCGTCGTGA
- a CDS encoding ABC transporter permease, with protein MTATALAPTRTATRPPAGGWALQDTAAMIGRSLRRSLRTPDTLIMGIALPVILMLLFVYVFGGAIQTDQAAYVDYVVPGIILLCAGYGAATTAVSVASDMTGGLMNRFRTLPVRPVAALTGHVVESVVRNAVSTVLVVGVAYLTGFRPTAGLAQWLATAGLVLLYVLALTWTAVCIGMVSSGPEAANGFTFAIMFLPYVSSAFVPPESMPRVLEWIATYQPVTPVTDTVRAWLVGAPGGQPLVALAWCSGLLVVARLTAAWLFRRRAAR; from the coding sequence GTGACCGCCACCGCCCTCGCGCCCACGCGCACCGCCACGCGCCCGCCCGCCGGCGGGTGGGCGCTCCAGGACACCGCCGCGATGATCGGGCGGAGCCTGCGCCGGTCCCTGCGGACCCCCGACACCCTGATCATGGGCATCGCCCTGCCGGTGATCCTCATGCTGCTGTTCGTCTACGTGTTCGGCGGGGCCATCCAGACCGACCAGGCCGCCTACGTCGACTACGTCGTGCCGGGCATCATCCTGCTCTGCGCGGGCTACGGCGCCGCCACGACGGCCGTCTCCGTGGCGTCCGACATGACCGGCGGCCTGATGAACCGGTTCCGCACCCTCCCGGTGCGCCCGGTCGCCGCGCTGACCGGCCACGTCGTCGAGTCCGTCGTCCGCAACGCCGTGTCGACGGTCCTCGTCGTCGGCGTCGCCTACCTCACCGGGTTCCGGCCGACCGCCGGACTCGCGCAGTGGCTCGCGACCGCCGGCCTCGTGCTGCTGTACGTGCTCGCCCTCACCTGGACGGCCGTCTGCATCGGCATGGTGTCGTCGGGGCCGGAGGCCGCCAACGGCTTCACCTTCGCCATCATGTTCCTGCCCTACGTGTCGAGCGCGTTCGTCCCGCCCGAGTCCATGCCGCGGGTCCTGGAGTGGATCGCGACGTACCAGCCCGTCACGCCGGTGACCGACACCGTGCGCGCGTGGCTGGTCGGCGCGCCGGGCGGGCAGCCGCTCGTGGCGCTGGCGTGGTGCTCGGGGCTGCTCGTGGTCGCGCGCCTCACGGCGGCCTGGCTGTTCCGGCGGCGCGCGGCGCGCTGA
- a CDS encoding phosphotransferase gives MDEVIAAVLGPGARTTSALAGAGGASVRAVTGAGGEALVVKTAPAGAAPDLLRAARAQESARAAGVPVPRTVAAREVAGTQVHVTERVVGRGWSEVHPHAGDAVRRAVLAELTEVLARLRAAVQPGFGELDAPGEPERDALRERTRRRVPAGWRLDAAERLLDRHGALFDGGAGAVLVHGDLHHGNVLVRPDGPGWRLAAVLDWDSAWAGPADADAARAALWDGMPGAPDGADGRAAVQQLLWCLEYRDEGARHRADTARLAARLGVVL, from the coding sequence GTGGACGAGGTGATCGCGGCGGTGCTCGGGCCGGGCGCCCGGACGACCTCGGCGCTCGCCGGTGCCGGCGGTGCGTCGGTGCGCGCCGTGACGGGCGCCGGCGGCGAGGCCCTCGTCGTGAAGACCGCGCCTGCCGGTGCCGCGCCCGACCTGCTCCGGGCGGCGCGGGCGCAGGAGTCCGCACGGGCGGCCGGGGTGCCCGTGCCACGCACGGTGGCCGCGCGGGAGGTGGCCGGGACGCAGGTGCACGTGACGGAGCGGGTCGTGGGGCGCGGGTGGTCCGAGGTGCATCCGCACGCGGGCGACGCGGTCCGGCGGGCGGTGCTGGCCGAGCTCACCGAGGTCCTCGCGCGCCTGCGGGCGGCCGTGCAGCCGGGGTTCGGCGAGCTCGACGCCCCGGGGGAGCCGGAGCGGGACGCCCTGCGCGAGCGGACCCGTCGGCGGGTCCCCGCCGGGTGGCGGCTGGACGCGGCCGAGCGTCTGCTCGACCGGCACGGCGCCCTGTTCGACGGGGGCGCGGGTGCGGTGCTCGTCCACGGCGACCTGCACCACGGCAACGTGCTGGTGCGGCCGGACGGTCCCGGGTGGCGGCTGGCGGCGGTGCTCGACTGGGACAGCGCGTGGGCCGGTCCCGCCGACGCCGACGCGGCGCGGGCCGCCCTCTGGGACGGGATGCCCGGAGCGCCCGACGGCGCCGACGGACGCGCGGCGGTCCAGCAGCTGCTGTGGTGCCTGGAGTACCGGGACGAGGGCGCCCGGCACCGCGCGGACACCGCGCGGCTCGCGGCGCGTCTCGGCGTCGTGCTGTGA